The window AGCCGCCGAAACGTGTCCCAGGCGAACCACGCGTTGCCGCTCTCCTCCGCCAGGCGCTGAACGATCGTTTCGTCGAGTCCGATATTGAGGAAAGTCGTCATCATGCCCGGCAGCGAAATCGACGCGCCGCTTCTGACCGCCAGGAGGAGCGGCTTCTCGGGCCGGCCGAAGCCCCGCCCGGTCTCCTCTTCGAGGCGCGCGATCCCGCGCCGGAGATCCGCTTCGAAGCGCCGGCGCACCGGTTCGTAATCCCGGACCAGCTCCCGGCCGCGGAAGACATCGGTCGTGACGATGAATCCAGGGGGCACGGGCAGCCCCAGCTCTTGGATGCGGACGAGATTCAGCCCCTTGCTCCCTAAATGGATGACGTCCTTCACCTCCGGCTTGACCGGGTGAAACGGCGTCACAGCGCGCTGCGGCTCATAGTCCAGGAGCAGACGAAGCGACTCGGGCGGCAGCTCCGCCGCCTGTTTCCTGAGCGTGTCGAGAATCCGGCCGATGAGGCGATCCAACGGCTGAAGGCCGAGCGAAGAAGCGATCCGATCGCGCAGGAAGATCTCGCTTATTCGCTGGGCAAGCCGCGTGCGGTCCGCCTCCCCGCCTTCCGGTTCCTGCGGGTCCCTGAAACGGGGGAGGATCCGCGTCAGAGGGACCTCGGAGGCCGCCCTCAGCAGGTTTTCCTGGTGGATGTTGTTGAAATAGTCCTGGACGATGTTCCCGACGGCCCGCGAGAAGCCCTGAAAAATGTCCACATACTGGCCGGCCGAAAACCCCCGGATCGCCAGGGAATGATCCAGGAGGTCCAGCTGCCGTTCGAGCTCCTGGCTCAGGATGCCGTCCACCGCAAGGGCGCGCGTGAAGAGGCGCAGGGTGTTCCGGATCTCCCGGAAGCCCCCACGGGTGACGAATCCGAGTTCGATCCTTTCGAGCAGGTTTTCGAAGCGCACGTTGACCAGGGCTTCGAGCCTGAAGGTCAGCCCGAGGGCATCGAATTTCGGCTCGTGGTAGCTCCCGTAGGTGGAGGGGATGTCCACCGCGAAGTGCCGCTTGTGATAGATGTCTTCCTGGGCCTCGAAGCGCTCGTCGGACAGGATCAGGTCCTTCAGCTCCTCCAGGTGGTCGAGGAGGCCTTCGAGCTGGCTGACCGGATCGGCCACGTGGAGCGCCTCCCTAAGACGCTCCACCCCGGGCAGGACCCCCGGTCTGACTACGCCGAGATAGGACTCGAGGTCGGTGTAGCCGTGTTCGTATTTTTGAAAAAGGAGGCGGTAGAGGCGGATCGCGAGCCGCACCCGTTCGGCCTCCTTGGGGTCGACATCGGAAGCCTCGGCGATCGTCTCATCCGGGATCTCGAGCAGGTCCTCGACACCCCGCGCCCCCGCCGCTTCGGCGGCCTGGCTGAGGACCGCATGAACGCCGTCCAGGAAAGGGCCTTCGCTGCCGAGGCGCTCATAAAGGCCTAGCGGGACATAGGGTTCGAGGGGGATTTTCTCCCGGGTCAGCCAGTAGTGCAGCAGCCCCTCCATCAGCCCGACGATCCGGTTGCTGCTCTCGACATGGCTTTGTTTGCGGACGAAATGGACCAGCGCGTCGTCGCGGCGCGTGATCTCATCCAGGCGCGTGCTCACGTCGCGCAGGGGGCCCTCGGCGCCGATGTCGTTGAAATAGGACGGGAAGAGACGCGCCAACTGCTTGACGAGATTGTAGACGGGGCGAACGCCGCTGTTCAGGAGCGCGGTGATGTCGCGGGGGAAGAGGTCGGTGTCCCGGATGAGGACGCCGCTCAGCCCCAAGTGGACGATCAGCGCCGACAGCAACCGCCTGCTCCAGCGCGGCTCGCATTCGATCAACCCGAGCCACGTGCGGATGTTCTGTACGTGCGCATCGTTGGCCTGGAGCTGCCACTCGTCGGTGACCCCCCGGAAATCGGGCGCCTCGAAGCCCATGCCGATCGCGTGGTCCTGGAAAAAGAGGATCAGCCCGCAGTCCCCGGTCTTGTAAACGGCCTGGCCGAGATTCAGGACGCAGGTCAGGGCCGTCCCCGGATAGGCGCCCGCCATGCGCTTCAGGATGGTAAAGGTCTTCTCGAGGGCCTCCCGGACCCGCTCGGGGCCCTCGTGCTCGATCAGGCGGACGAGCGTCCGGTTGATCTCGCGCAGGATCTCTTCGTGCAGAACGGCGAGCCCCTCCAGATCCATCATGTGCAGCAGGAACCAGAGCTTCCACATCCGGCCCGTCTCACCGCCGCCGCCCGCCTCCTCGATCGCCCTCGGGGCCGCTTCATAGGCGGCTACGATCTCCCCGTAGCCGGGGAGCGCCAGGATGCGCTCGACGGGCTTCAGGCCGTCCTCCTCGGAGGAGCGGAGCGCCTGTTCGAGGTCTTCGCGCGCGGCCGCCAGCCTCGCATGCTGGAGATCGGCGAAGGCGTCTTCGGGCACCGCCTTCGTGTCCGGCGCCGCCTCGGCCCGAAACCATTCCAGTGGATCGGGCTGCGCCATCCACTCGTCATAGGCGGCCCGGTAATAATCCGCCAGAAGGCGGCGCAGGGCGGCGACGGTGCAGTCGGGGGGCCCCGCGTCGATCAGCTCGCGCCCCAGGCGGTTGATGCGGTAGAAACTCCGGACGAAGCGCCGGAAGAGGCCCTCCTCCAGGCACCGGATCGATTCGAACACGCGGTCCAGGAGCGCATAGAAGGCCGGGGCCTCCCGGACGCCTTCCCGGATGATCTTCTGAAGCAGCACAAGCAGGTTGTCCGCGGCATCCTGCTTGACCGATTTGGTCCCCGCGGATCCAAGCGCCATGAAGAAGATGTCGCAGTAAACCCCGGCCGCTTCGACCCCCTCGGGGTGGGTCTTCAACGCGTGGAAATAGTTCAGCGCGTACCCCCGGGTCTCTTTGACGATAAAGGCCCAGTTGCGGTAAGGGTGGCAGACCTCCTCGAGGTACGTCTCGAGGCCTTCCTTCAGACCCGGGTATTTCGCCATGACCCGTTCGATCACCCGGTAGCGCTCGTCGACGGTGACATCCACGCGGGTGCAGGCCAGGTTGACTTCGAGTGCGCAAGATTCTGGCGGTTGCTTTTCCATGCGGCGGAGACCCTGAGGAAATCTATAAAAAGAAAGCGGAGTCCGAGGGTGTCTATAAGGTGGATTGACTCCGGAGGATATTTTTTTTATTCTATCATCGCGACGGCCCCCAAGGCAATCCCCCTTTCCCGAAGCGGCCGGTTTTACGCTTTCCGTTGCGCTGCCCCCCCGGACCAGCTTTTCCTCGATTTCAGGCAAAGCCCTTCGCGGCCCCAGGAAAAAACCCTCAACCCTTTTTGATTCTGACGGCAGGTCATGAAGGACGAAGCCGCATGGCGCAGGCGCGTCGAAGGCCATCGCGAGAGGCTGCGTCAACGTTTTGTGGAAGGCGGGCTCGAACGCTTTTCGGATGAAGAAGTGGTGGAGTTCCTGCTGACGCTCGGAACGCCCCGGGGGGACCTCAAACCGGCGGCGAGGGAGGCCATGAAGCGCCTGGGGAGCCTGTCGGCGGTCCTTTCGGCGCCCCTCGAAAAACTGACGGCCATACCCGGGATCGGCGCCCGCAACGCCCTGTATCTCCAACTCGTTCACCAGACCGCTGCGCGCTACCTTCGGGACCGGGCCGCAGCCCAGCCCTTCTTCTCCTCATCGCAATGCATCTTCGACTACCTGTTTCACAGCATGCGGGACCTCAAGCGCGAGGTCTTCAAGGTCCTGTTT is drawn from Desulfatiglans anilini DSM 4660 and contains these coding sequences:
- a CDS encoding PEP/pyruvate-binding domain-containing protein, translated to MEKQPPESCALEVNLACTRVDVTVDERYRVIERVMAKYPGLKEGLETYLEEVCHPYRNWAFIVKETRGYALNYFHALKTHPEGVEAAGVYCDIFFMALGSAGTKSVKQDAADNLLVLLQKIIREGVREAPAFYALLDRVFESIRCLEEGLFRRFVRSFYRINRLGRELIDAGPPDCTVAALRRLLADYYRAAYDEWMAQPDPLEWFRAEAAPDTKAVPEDAFADLQHARLAAAREDLEQALRSSEEDGLKPVERILALPGYGEIVAAYEAAPRAIEEAGGGGETGRMWKLWFLLHMMDLEGLAVLHEEILREINRTLVRLIEHEGPERVREALEKTFTILKRMAGAYPGTALTCVLNLGQAVYKTGDCGLILFFQDHAIGMGFEAPDFRGVTDEWQLQANDAHVQNIRTWLGLIECEPRWSRRLLSALIVHLGLSGVLIRDTDLFPRDITALLNSGVRPVYNLVKQLARLFPSYFNDIGAEGPLRDVSTRLDEITRRDDALVHFVRKQSHVESSNRIVGLMEGLLHYWLTREKIPLEPYVPLGLYERLGSEGPFLDGVHAVLSQAAEAAGARGVEDLLEIPDETIAEASDVDPKEAERVRLAIRLYRLLFQKYEHGYTDLESYLGVVRPGVLPGVERLREALHVADPVSQLEGLLDHLEELKDLILSDERFEAQEDIYHKRHFAVDIPSTYGSYHEPKFDALGLTFRLEALVNVRFENLLERIELGFVTRGGFREIRNTLRLFTRALAVDGILSQELERQLDLLDHSLAIRGFSAGQYVDIFQGFSRAVGNIVQDYFNNIHQENLLRAASEVPLTRILPRFRDPQEPEGGEADRTRLAQRISEIFLRDRIASSLGLQPLDRLIGRILDTLRKQAAELPPESLRLLLDYEPQRAVTPFHPVKPEVKDVIHLGSKGLNLVRIQELGLPVPPGFIVTTDVFRGRELVRDYEPVRRRFEADLRRGIARLEEETGRGFGRPEKPLLLAVRSGASISLPGMMTTFLNIGLDETIVQRLAEESGNAWFAWDTFRRLQQSFGMAGGIARDRFDDLMEEHKAGAGVRHKREFSDDRMKDLALAYAALVRGQGILVPDEPMEQLMAALHLVFDSWFAPKAAAYRKIMGISDDWGTAVTVQGMVFGNRSRDSGAGVLFTHSPRMPADMVRLWGDFTPGNQGEDVVSGLVTTLPVSEQQAAMEDRAGEGSLETLFPEIYLALKRYAERLIDQNGWTPQEMEFTFEGPQPERLYFLQTRDMGIRERKQVQAFDIADGEPPRVLGHGVGVSGGAMVGRVVFKREEIADWRQREPETPLVLVRGDTVPDDIVEIHEADGLLTARGGATSHAAIVAHRLGKTCVVGCTALVCMEKDSACSLDRQVLNAGDWISLDGRSGTVYLGKLKVRTA
- the radC gene encoding RadC family protein — its product is MKDEAAWRRRVEGHRERLRQRFVEGGLERFSDEEVVEFLLTLGTPRGDLKPAAREAMKRLGSLSAVLSAPLEKLTAIPGIGARNALYLQLVHQTAARYLRDRAAAQPFFSSSQCIFDYLFHSMRDLKREVFKVLFLNRKNMLIEDRDLFAGSLTGSAVYPREIMGLALELKAAALVFVHNHPSGDPSPSPEDQRLTRDLVWAAKLLMIQVLDHIVIGHNTYYSFADQGQIRRYAEDYDQRLRSI